From candidate division KSB1 bacterium, one genomic window encodes:
- a CDS encoding ring-cleaving dioxygenase: protein MEPKTHGIHHITAIAGDPQKNVDFYVGILGLRMVKKTVNFDDLYTYHLYYGDENGSPGTIMTFFPWTSKARHGRVGVGQLTVTSFSIPAGAMGYWIDRVNKHDIDFKGPGSRFDEEVLTFHDPDGIELELVCSATESRAGWDNGQIPLENSIRGFYHVTLSEEGYERTAGLMETHLGFHKVNESGNRLRLASGERGPGTFVDILSLPDAQPGIMGVGAVHHVAWRISDANSQLDIRDYLLQVGYEVTPVMDRFYFHSIYFREPGGVLFEIATDPPGFTVDEEIEKLGTDLKLPDWLEEKRSVIEENLLPITLPGKR from the coding sequence ATGGAACCCAAAACCCATGGAATTCACCATATTACTGCCATTGCCGGTGATCCGCAAAAGAATGTTGATTTTTATGTCGGTATTTTGGGTTTGCGCATGGTCAAAAAGACGGTCAATTTTGATGATTTGTATACCTATCATCTTTATTACGGGGATGAAAACGGCAGCCCGGGTACGATCATGACTTTCTTCCCATGGACTTCAAAGGCAAGGCATGGCCGGGTGGGAGTCGGCCAATTAACTGTTACTTCTTTTTCGATTCCGGCTGGCGCAATGGGATATTGGATAGACAGGGTTAATAAACATGATATCGATTTTAAAGGCCCCGGCAGCCGTTTTGATGAAGAGGTTTTAACATTTCACGATCCGGATGGAATTGAGCTTGAACTGGTTTGCTCGGCGACAGAATCCCGTGCGGGGTGGGACAATGGCCAAATTCCGCTTGAGAACTCAATCCGTGGGTTTTATCATGTCACGTTATCCGAAGAAGGCTATGAACGGACGGCCGGATTGATGGAAACCCATTTGGGTTTCCATAAGGTCAATGAGTCTGGCAACCGGCTTCGACTTGCATCGGGAGAAAGGGGTCCGGGGACTTTTGTGGATATTTTAAGTCTGCCGGATGCACAACCGGGAATTATGGGAGTGGGCGCAGTACATCATGTGGCATGGCGAATTTCGGATGCAAATTCGCAACTAGATATTAGAGATTATTTGCTGCAGGTCGGATATGAAGTTACACCTGTGATGGATCGATTTTATTTCCATTCGATTTACTTTCGGGAACCTGGCGGAGTTTTGTTTGAAATCGCAACCGATCCACCGGGATTTACAGTAGATGAAGAAATCGAAAAGCTAGGAACCGATCTAAAATTACCTGACTGGCTGGAAGAGAAACGTTCCGTTATTGAAGAGAATCTGCTGCCGATTACACTGCCGGGTAAAAGATAA